A genomic stretch from Clavelina lepadiformis chromosome 5, kaClaLepa1.1, whole genome shotgun sequence includes:
- the LOC143458760 gene encoding uncharacterized protein LOC143458760, translated as MSDEKKTKHDTRPFLSKEQINILEIEYQRSKCISFDRQKQIAEEFQVKLSAITGWFLERHLIDEYKAREKTKLPPNSINLSENASSSSSLLTRATSQHNMTFPSLVGVGATSVTSQGNSSRSGQAAVTDPTLTSDQQNTTIQFHTSNTQGVLRKKIFYHCPQSCIPENKKMKRFESNRHEPETSGAANIMKHTQGSGQSSHQRQVNDDAAASSSYSTLASFTNSAPAEESLFDCQDQIDFTLRQLDFLEDEFAYNQKLDLSTGRLAYLTSALRAPPGKIERWFENKHKSIKKKKKGKFSTSASNTQNTGQVNAEAATSLPSTSSASSEQPAESSQDLEEEPEKSSWKPYAFSAEQNAGLQVAYRENPYLNDERTFALAIYFIIPVRHVDKWFHTRTRTRRGAYLKQKRLEEKQRSKRSTSSSSVVALTSSHIHRQDPSQQDGNEPHYLDGTFIKKIDQSNELAPLDVSDVIHVLGDQQDDANEPI; from the exons atgt cAGATGAAAAGAAAACGAAACACGATACCAGACCGTTTTTATCCAAGGAACAAATCAATATACTTGAGATTGAATATCAACGCAGCAAATGCATCAGCTTTGATAGACAGAAACAAATTGCTGAGGAATTTCAAGTGAAATTATCTGCGATTACAGGATGGTTTCTTGAACGTCACTTAATAGACGAATATAAAGCCAGAGAGAAAACTAAGCTACCGCCAAACTCAATTAACCTCAGCGAAAACGCTTCGTCAAGCTCATCGTTGCTTACGCGAGCGACATCTCAGCATAACATGACGTTTCCAAGTCTTGTTGGAGTTGGTGCGAcaagtgtgacgtcacaaggaAACAGCTCAAGATCTGGCCAAGCTGCTGTTACCGACCCCACGCTGA CAAGTGACCAGCAAAACACAACAATCCAATTCCACACTTCGAATACGCAAGGAGTGTTGCGGAAGAAAATATTCTACCACTGCCCTCAAAGCTGCATCCCcgaaaataaaaa GATGAAGAGGTTTGAATCTAACCGACATGAGCCTGAAACAAGCGGCGCTGCCAATATTATGAAGCATACACAAGGAAGCGGTCAATCTTCGCATCAACGCCAGGTCAATGATGACGCAGCAGCTTCATCGTCATATTCTACCCTGGCTTCGTTCACCAACTCTGCACCAG CTGAAGAAAGTCTTTTTGACTGCCAAGATCAGATCGATTTTACGTTGAGGCAGCTGGATTTTTTGGAGGACGAGTTTGCTTACAATCAAAAGCTCGATCTTTCCACAGGTAGATTGGCGTACCTTACAAGTGCACTCAGAGCACCCCCAGGCAAGATTGAACGGTGGTTTGAGAATAAAcacaaatcaatcaaaaagaaaaaaaagggAAAGTTTTCAACGTCTGCATCAAACACCCAAAACACCG GACAAGTCAACGCGGAAGCAGCAACCTCGCTGCCATCAACAAGCAGCGCAAGTTCTGAACAACCTGCAGAAAGTAGTCAAG ATTTAGAAGAGGAACCTGAAAAATCATCCTGGAAGCCTTATGCGTTTTCAGCAGAACAGAATGCCGGATTGCAAGTAGCTTATCGTGAAAATCCCTACCTCAATGACGAGAGAACATTTGCTCTGGCGATATATTTCATAATACCTGTACGTCATGTGGATAAGTGGTTTCATACCCGTACCAGGACACGTCGAGGAGCTTACTTAAAGCAGAAGAGACTTGAAGAAAAACAACGAAGTAAACGGAGCACTTCAAGCTCATCGGTGGTAGCATTGACATCATCACACATCCACAGACAAGATCCATCTCAGCAAGATGGGAACGAACCGCACTACCTCGATGGAACTTTTATTAAGAAAATCGACCAATCCAATGAATTGGCTCCACTTGACGTTAGTGACGTAATCCATGTCTTAGGCGATCAGCAAGATGACGCCAATGAGCCAATTTAA
- the LOC143458691 gene encoding uncharacterized protein LOC143458691, with protein sequence METEQETRTVLSHEQIKILEIEYERNPFITIGRQKQIAEEFNVDIIVIRRWFLERRSNDQYQVREKTELGPNSINLNENASSSSSLFTTATPVAGLQSVDSSPTSYFPSHHYMTFPSLDGVGPTNVTSQGNSLRSGQAAVADTTPTSSQQNTTIQPQYSNQQRVLRKKEVQHRPHYSDFENRKSLILWHLNSFIQRNL encoded by the exons ATGGAAACGGAACAAGAAACCAGAACGGTTTTATCCCACGAACAAATCAAGATACTTGAGATTGAGTATGAACGCAACCCATTCATCACCATTGGTAGACAGAAACAAATTGCTGAGGAATTCAATGTGGACATAATTGTTATTAGAAGATGGTTCCTTGAACGTCGTTCAAATGACCAATATCAAGTTAGAGAGAAAACTGAGCTAGGGCCAAACTCAATTAACCTCAACGAAAACGCTTCGTCAAGCTCATCGTTGTTTACAACAGCGACACCTGTGGCAGGACTTCAGTCTGTCGACTCTAGTCCGACGTCTTACTTTCCATCCCACCATTACATGACGTTTCCAAGTCTCGATGGAGTTGGTCCGAcaaatgtgacgtcacaaggaAACAGCTTAAGATCTGGCCAAGCTGCTGTTGCCGACACCACGCCGA CAAGTAGTCAGCAAAACACAACAATCCAACCTCAGTATTCGAATCAGCAGAGAGTGTTGCGGAAGAAAGAAGTTCAACACCGCCCTCATTACAGCGACTTTGAAAATAGAAAATCTCTTATATTATGGCATTTGAACTCCTTCATTCAAAGGAACTTATAA